In Monodelphis domestica isolate mMonDom1 chromosome 1, mMonDom1.pri, whole genome shotgun sequence, the sequence aatCTCTTGTTATATGGTCAAGTTTACTTAgtatggtttattatttttatattaaaatgtgtTACCTTCATAAACTTTGATAGTGACAGTTGGCTGATTATCAGAAGCAGTAGAAAAGATCTGAGATTTCTTGGTGGGCACTACAGTATTTCTTGGGATCAATTTGGTCATGACACCACCAACAGTTTCAATGCCAAGTGTAAGAGGACACACATCAAGGAGCACCAGATCACCTATAAGACAAGAATAATTAGTTTCAAGTTTAATTCTACTTATTAGTAGTTCTCCAATAGACACACAAGATAATTTATGTATACATTACCACAGTTACTATTgtagaattctttgaaaacttctCTTAAAATTCAAAACCAATATACCTCAATATCTTTGCATCAAATCTGGGTCTCAAGTCATAAGCTAGTTCTATCACAATACATGGCCCCAAAGAGAAGCATATTGAGAATTCGAATAAAGCCCTTTTAGAAATGTTATACTTTTGACCTACCAGTATCTTGGTCTCCAGACAATACACCAGCCTGGACAGCAGCACCATAAGCAACAGCTTCATCTGGATTAATGCCCCGAGATGGCTCTTTGCCATTGAAGAACTCTTTTACTAACAGTTGTATTTTAGGGATTCGAGTAGAGCCCCCCACAAGAACAATTTCATCAATATCAGACTTCTTCAAATCTGAATCTTCTAATACTTTCTGGACAGGCTTCATAGTAGATCGGAACAAATCCTAAAACAGAACCAGTTATAAATGAATATGTGTGTGTCTTGGATGTCTTTATCACACTGTAATTAACAGTGGAAGTAAATCCATCGACCCACCACAGCTCATACTGCCATGTTCTTGATATTTCCTATACACTTACCATGTTTAGTTCTTCAAACTTGGCACGAGTAAGGGTCTCAGAGAAGTCTTCACCTTCAAAGAAAGATTCAATTTCAATTCTAGCCTGATGTTGAGAGGACAAGGCCCGCTTAGCCTTCTCAACCTCCCGTCGAAGTTTCTGCACAGCTCTGTTGTCTTTCCTCacatcttttccagttttctttttgtaCAACTTGATAAAATGCTCCATGACTCGTTGATCAAAATCTTCTCCACCCAGATGAGTGTCACCATTTGTGGCCACAACTTCAAACACTCCATTGTCAATGGTGAGCAAGGACACATCAAAAGTGCCACCACCCAGATCAAACACAAGGatgttcttttctccctccctcttgtcTAGGCCGTAGGCAATAGCAGCTGCCGTACTGAAGGGAAAAGAACAGAGCTAAATCAGATCAGGATTCCCCCAAtttccaaaacattttacatCTCCCAGGTTACCAATACTTACGGTTCATTGATGATCCTCATAACATTAAGGCCAGCAATAGTCCCAGCATCTTTGGTTGCCTGACGCTGAGCATCATTGAAATAAGCAGGAACAGTAACAACAGCATGGGTAACCTAGAACACAAAGttatctcttttaaatattttctacatAATTCCACTGTGATTTTATCTACTCATAATTATAGTTACTAACAGGAATAAACATGAAGTCTAAACTTAGCCTAACCTATTTTGGTTCagggaaggaaaataattcatttaagatGATGGTAGGTCAGTTGCCACTGCAGAATCACagattttagagatgaaggaTCTTACAGACCtattctatttttctcattttacaggagatATAGTACCAAGGAAACCCTACCACTTTCCCAAAAGTCATATTAATAAGTAATACACCTGAGATACAACAAACTTAGGTTTCTTGACTTCTGTGTCAATAAAGGGCTTTCTGCACCTTGCTTACCCAGCTTTCCATTACCAATCACATCAGTTTTAAGTTGTTTCACCATATAGGGAtaggacctataatttcattggcaAAGGAAACTCTTCCCACCCCATGTAGGCAAGCACCTCTTCTAGAGCTCAAGTCTGACAGAGCTGCCCagaacactgagaggttaagttacttgcccacagGTCACATAGCCCATGTATGCCAGAAACATCACAACATTCAGGCCTTATGATTATGCTATTCTATGTTTCTTCATTGGCAATGTCAAATGTTAACAATGAGTCCTACATTTTCCCAATGGACTATCAATTTTCTACAGTTATTACCTTTTTGCCTAGATATGCCTCAGCTGTTTCCTTCATCTTAGTCAGGACCATGGCAGAAATTTCTTCAGGGGCAAATGTCTTTGTCTGTCCACCACCAACATCCACCTGAATGTATGGTTTGGTCTTCTTTTCAACCacctattttaaaagaataagaagCTCCAATTATTTATTTACCTATATATTAATTGCATTAAATATTGATACAGGTCTGTTTTGTTACTCAGGAACCTAAGACATTAAGCCTTAAATTTTCTCCCAAAAAGCTAATTCTGTGTTTGTGGATCTTAATTTGCCTCTAGTACTATGCTGTCCAAAGTATTCATATAGATTTTCATTGGTAAATATGCTTTCTAACTTTTGGTTATTTTAATCAAGCAAAGCTATTATCAATCACATTCTAAAAAGAGCTCCTTTGTAATATGGTtagatcaatatttttttctcacaAAGAACTTGTGTTCTTTCCAGGGTTCATTTTATAAGAAGATTATTTGTTCAAGTACCCTCATAAAAATGTTCTACTAGTTAATAAgttaaaaagcaattttaaagaTCTTAGTgctagggtaaaaaaaaaacaccaaaaatttTGAGATCTTTAAAATAAGAGGTTCACATCAAACAAAAATCAAGTGATGGTCAGAAAAAAGGCCACTTGCTTAAATCACTTTTCAAAAAGCCAAAGTGACAAGAGCTGGAGTTCAAAATTATATCCTAATTTTCCTAATCAGATGAGGTTTAACTTCATTCTATCAATACATTAACTTGTAGTAGAGAAAAACAGACCTTGAAAGGCAAGTATTTAATATCCTGCTGCACTGATGGGTCATTCCATGTTCGACCAATTAGGCGCTTAGCATCAAAGACTGTATTCTCAGGGTTTGAAGTAAGCTGGTTTTTGGCAGCATCACCAATAAGCCGCTCTCCCTCTGGGGTGAAGGCCACATAAGAAGGTGTGATTCGATTGCCCTGGTCATTGGCAATAATTTCCACTCGGCCATTCTTGAATACTCCAACGCTGTAGAATAGAACAggccagagaaaagaaataagcCTTGATAACAATTGTAGAAAGAGAGGGCACTACTagagtgaaaaggaaaaaaaggctaaaaaaacCTTCCTCCCCCATTGACCCTCTTCCTATCCGACCTTGATTAATCAGGTTTCTGCATAGAGACTTGCCCTAGCCTAAGGAATACTTCCATCTCATCCCTGGAAGGAGACCTATGTTGGCCTGGGACCCCTCCGGGTGCCTCTCCCAGGCCTTCCCACCCCACATCCCCAGTCCCGAATAAAAAAatcttccaagacagaaaaaaagcCCTAACAAAAGGCTCGGGGGAAATTATTCACCCAACCCCAACCCCTAGGCCTAGACATGGCTGTCAGATGTTGGGCTGGACCAGAGATGATCTCCTCCCACCCCACAAACTCCAAAAACTCGGGATTTCGATAGGGACGGCTGTTACTCTTACCACGAATAGGTGGTGCCCAGATCGATGCCCACCACAGTGCCCACGTCCTCCTTCTTATCGTCCTCTTCGGCCCGCGCCCCCGCGGCTGCCAGGAACAGCAGAGCGGCCGCCACCGCCACGAGCGAGCGCCTCATCCTGTCTGTCGGTCCGCCCGCCCGCCTCTCTGCACGTCCGTCCGTCTGCCCCTCTGCTCACCCGGGATTATTCTCTCAATGGAAAATGCAGGGAGGTGAAGTGTGGGCAACCTGCAGGAACATGGACCGCGTTAGCTGAGGGGACGTCGGAGCCGACTAGGGCCCATCGCGGTAGCGTATGGGCGGAAGCTCCCCCAGGGCCGATTAGCCCAAGAAAAGGCGGTGGTGGCGGGTCTAGATAAGGCCTACTTGGTTTGGTACCCTTTCCCTACTCCCCTTCCCCAGCTTAGGGATCAAGGTCGCGGAGCTTACCTCGAACGGAAGGTTGGGAAAAGATATAGGTGGTTTCACTCAATCACAGTCGGTCCGTTGGTCAAGTCTGGGCCCGAGCCGGCGCCGACTTCTCTTATATATCCACCCCCCAGCCCCGTCGTGGAGGCCTTCGATTGGTGGAGTCTCCGCGCGTTGGACGCCGCTCATTGGCTTCAAACACCAAGCTGGCCACCGCCGATTCGAGGCGGCCGCAGCCGCAGCTAACGTCATCTCCTCGATCCGCCCTCAGAGCCTCATTGGTCCCGTTTTGCGTCCAGAAAGACCAATAGGAGAGGCATTTGGGCCCTGCGGAAGCATTCCATTAGTCGAATCGCTGTCAATCTTTTGAGTGTGGCGCGCGCCGGCTTTTCTATCCTTCGTGCAGTTTCCGCTGGTTGCCGCCCTGGTCCCACCTTCTCTCTGGAGTTTCAGAACAAACCGTGTGGGTGTCGACTGGGATCCCGGTTACCTGTTGGGGGTGCTGGAAGCTCGGGGCCCCGCCCCTTCAGACGTTCCTTATCTTCCGCCCCCCTCTTCTGTGTGATTAATTTCTCGTTACTCAAGCTGCCTATCGGTGCTGCAGTCCCAGAGCATTAATACTCTTGCTCCGATTTATCTGCTTAGTGTCTCCCTACTACGGAGAGTATCAATACCCAGCCTCTATAGAAGAATCATGTAATGTTTAGAGCTGGAAATTACCCTAGAGGACTTttagtccttcattttacatatggagaaactgaggcccaggaaggtcaAAAGTCTTGCTCGTATTGACACATTAAATTatgatattgggggggggggattcaggTGTCCCAATTGTTAAATCACTCACTAGCTGTGGAATTAAGGACAAATCATTATGCCTCTCTGgcctttagtttcctcctctgtgaaatgtgTTCCATTTCAACTATGAATCTAAATCCTGTGATCTTTCCACTTGCACCGTTTCCTAAAATCTCACAGTTGGGAAGTATTATCCAATACCTCCCTGAACAGGAATCTCCTCTGCACTATTGCTGACAAGTGAAGACACAACTTTTACTCTAGTAACATATAGTAACATAGAACCTAAATCTGAAGCTGTCAAATTCCAGTTAGCAGATAGCACTCATTATTAGGAATTTGTCTAACATTGAAATCTTATCTACTCTAATTTCTACCCATTACTGCTAGTCTCTGCACTGAGGCCATTTCTTCCAAATGagaatccttcaaatatttgaagacagcaaGACTATAaaagcaggaagggaccttagagatcatcttgttcaaccttcttattttataggGAAGGACTGAGAGCCAGAGAAGCAGTTACTTCCTTAAGGTGACTCTGTTGGTACCAATGTTAGATCTTAAACCTTATTATTTTTGCTATACCACAAAGCTTCCTCTCTTCTCAAAGCAAAAACATCACTTCCTTATCCCTTTCTGTCAAATGAcagtatttttattcttattttctctctagGCAAGGTAAGTTTCTCAGGATTCTACCTCTTCTAATTTTCTCTGTGCTATGCTCCTGCCCAACTGCTGTCTGTCCTTATCATGGGTCTGGCCCTTTATCCAAATCCCACATATTTCTTCCACCATAACATAAGTATTGTGTTTATATTATAGTACTCTAGGGGTATCAGCcattcaattcctttatttgtgtTTCCTGCCCTTTCCTCCATGAcccacagtaaaaaaaaaaatctcatttctacTGTAtgttaagatttacaaagctcttttcTTCCAACAAATCTGTGAGGTAATTAGTGAGAGATTTCTTTAAAATGCCCATAGTACAGATAAGGCTATGAGTCAGTTCTCTGCTTTATAGAATGAGAGGCTTTGGATTGGATGTCCTATAACATCCTTTTAAGTTCTAAAATGCTGTTATTTATCTACTGTCACTCTGCTTATAAATGTCAGATCTAGGATTTGATCCTAGTATTCCAATTACATTTCATCACACCCCACTTCCCTTTTACACTTTTAGGTCTTGTTTGCTATTCATATACATTTGAGCATATTTGTCTTAGCACTCATGAGAAGAATGTACTTACAGCAAACCCATTTCACAgattagaaaaacaattttaattggACATGCAAACTTTAGTGAC encodes:
- the HSPA5 gene encoding endoplasmic reticulum chaperone BiP, with protein sequence MRRSLVAVAAALLFLAAAGARAEEDDKKEDVGTVVGIDLGTTYSCVGVFKNGRVEIIANDQGNRITPSYVAFTPEGERLIGDAAKNQLTSNPENTVFDAKRLIGRTWNDPSVQQDIKYLPFKVVEKKTKPYIQVDVGGGQTKTFAPEEISAMVLTKMKETAEAYLGKKVTHAVVTVPAYFNDAQRQATKDAGTIAGLNVMRIINEPTAAAIAYGLDKREGEKNILVFDLGGGTFDVSLLTIDNGVFEVVATNGDTHLGGEDFDQRVMEHFIKLYKKKTGKDVRKDNRAVQKLRREVEKAKRALSSQHQARIEIESFFEGEDFSETLTRAKFEELNMDLFRSTMKPVQKVLEDSDLKKSDIDEIVLVGGSTRIPKIQLLVKEFFNGKEPSRGINPDEAVAYGAAVQAGVLSGDQDTGDLVLLDVCPLTLGIETVGGVMTKLIPRNTVVPTKKSQIFSTASDNQPTVTIKVYEGERPLTKDNHLLGTFDLTGIPPAPRGVPQIEVTFEIDVNGILRVTAEDKGTGNKNKITITNDQNRLTPEEIERMVNDAEKFAEEDKKLKERIDSRNELESYAYSLKNQIGDKEKLGGKLSSEDKEIVEKAVEEKIEWLESHQDAEIEDFKAKKKELEEIVQPIVSKLYGGAGPPPGSEETVEKDEL